The window GACAAAATTTAAAGTTATCACAGCGAGGGCCGATCAAATAGAAATTTCTTTTACTAAAACCTACGATGTTTCTCTCGGTAATGCCACACTTTCCATGAATGTTGACAAAAGGTATGGTATTAACCTTTCCCAAAATAGAGAGCAAAAAGTACAGAGGATGTAATTACAATTATGCTTGAAGTTATCTTAACTTTACTTTAAACTTTGATACAGGTACATAATGCAGCGTGGTCGCGCCGGGTTCTATGCTTATTCCATATTTGAGCGTCCTGAAGGGTGGCCGGAAATGGACATTGATCAAATTAGAATTGTTTACAAACTTCAACAAGACAAGTAAGTGtgaaatcgaaaaaaaaaatataggatTTATCGACGTAGTGTGCTGATTTCTTATAGGAAACTATGAATCTACTATATATTATTATAGTTTGATGCACTGCTTCAATTTaccaattataaaataaaaacttatgttTATTTGTTCCATTTTACAATGCAGATTTCAGTTTATGGTTGTATCTGACGACAGACAAAGGATCATGCCAACAGCCGAGGACCGTGAAAACGGTATTAAACTTGCGTATCCTGAAGCTGTTCTTTTGACCAATCCAAGCAATCCTGACCTTAGAGGAGAGGTACCACGTACTTAGCCATCTTcactttcatttcaaatttcatcTATAATtagcaaaattaatttttatttcgtATTTTAGTAAGTTGCATAATAGTTAGAGTAAAATTTAGAATTCTTTATTGTAAATTCGTCCCTAAACTAATATTCATTTGATTTACATCCCTTAATTTAACATTAGATCTGGGGTTATAGGTGGACGATAAGTACCAATACTCAAGCGAGAACAAAGATAACAAGGTCCATGGATGGATTTGCACTAACCCAGCTGTAGGCTTTTGGATTATCATACCTAATGATGAGTTTCGCACAGCTGGGCCTTTCAAGCAGGAGCTCACCTCTCATGTAGGCCCAACCGCCCTCTCTGTAAGTACAAGCATAAAATCTCTCCATTCACCCATATAGCCTAATATTCATCATATTATTAGCTTAATTACTCAAATTCACTTGATCAATATTCATAATATTATTATCTTAATTACTTGTCACTTGATCCAGATGTTTGTTAGTACTCACTATGCTGGGAAGGAAGTTGGGATGAGATTTACAGAAGGTGAGGCATGGAAGAAAGTTTTTGGGCCTGTCTTTGTGTATCTCAATTCAGTTCCGACCTTAAATGAAACTATTCTTTGGGAAAATGCTAAAGAGCAGGTACAGTAATAATATTTCCACACATTTCCCTTGTAACGAAGGATTTATGTTTACGTAAATTCAGCTCATATTGACCTTTATGATGTTATTAGTTGGCTGAAGAAGTCAATAGCTGGCCATACAATTTCACTCAATCAGAAAACTTCCCTAGCTCAAGCGGACGCGGATCAGTTGCCGGTCAATTACTAGTACAGGATTGGTACTTTCCTCTTTTGACACTTcaatttgttttcaattcccttttttcttcctcaaaGGGTTCGATTTTTTCCACTGTAAGTATAAACGttcttcttgttttaggtacatCAGCAAGAGCCATGTCTGGGCAAGTTCCGCATACGTAGGATTGGCTCCACCTGGAAATGCGGGATCATGGCAAAAAGAAAGCAAGGTAATTTGTAACACTACTTTTTATTCGGTTATGTTACATGGTGACCGTTTGGTAGCATTTTTGTTATTCTAGTCTTGTTTGTTCTTACTAAAACACGAAAAAAGCACCAAACAGGAGATGATGTCATGACCCTTTAGTGTGAATATTATGAGGTCAAATGCAAGTTGTTATAAtttgctacaattttttttacagggTTATCAGTTCTGGACTCAAGCTAATGAGCAAGGTTATTTCCTTATTAGAGATGCTCGACCTGGAAATTATAGTTTGTATGCAACTGTTCCCGGCATTATTGGGGATTACAAATATGAGGCTAGTATTACAATTGAACCGGGTAATTTCTCTATGCAAGCAAATCTTTCATTGACTTTGACATTTGAATCAGCAAACATATATTTACAATCCTGGATTATATTTTGCAGGAAGTGAAATCAATTTGGCTAATCTTACCTACGTACCTCCAAGAAATGGTCCCACGCTATGGGAAATTGGCATACCAGATCGATCCGCGGCTGAGTTTAACGTACCCGATCCAAATCCCACCCTTATGAACAAATTGTTCACTACCAATCGTGCAAACAAGTGAGTTTTCATAAGACCATCGTATTTTGTATTGCTCGTGGTGTAAGTATGTTCTCTTGCTAGATAGTTTTGACATAATATGTCATCAGACTATCAATCTGAACCAAATTAGATCGTTTGACAAGAGAACATTTCCTTCCCTTTGGATATATCGAAACTcattatttttcttacatttagaATATATTTCATTTGGTCACAGGTTTAGGCAATATGGCTTGTGGGAACGATATGCAGATTTATACCCCGATGAGGATCTCATCTATACCGTTGGTACTGATAATTACAGTGATAATTGGTTCTTCGCTCATGTGACAAGGTACTTGTTATACCTAACGTAACAATGCCTCTGCTTCTTTAAATTTGTGTCTTGCTAATCTAATCAAGCACTGTAGGAACATCGGAAATCATACATATGAACCAACAACATGGAAAATTCTATTTGAACttcaaaatttgacaaatcCAGGAAATTATACACTCCAGTTAGCATTGGCCTCAGCCACTAATGCAGAAGTTCAGGTACTCTTTTAAACCCATAAAATGCTAAACAATTTGCAAATGACTTACCATTAGTATAGTTGATGGTTAATTGTGTTTGAACCAGGTTCGATTCAACAACCAGAGCGCCTTCCCACCTCATTTTACGACAGGGCTAATTGGGAGGGACAATGCCATAGCTAGGCATGGAATTCATGGTTTGTACTGGTTGTTCGGTATTATTGTACCGAGCTATCAACTACGAGAAGGAAACAACACCATCTATCTTACCCAGTCAAGAAGCTTGGGCACTTTCGAAGGAGTGATGTACGACTATATCCGACTAGAAGGACCCCCTCCTCGAAATTGATCATATTGGTTCCGATACCAGTATGATCACTTCCATGACATGTAGATGCTTCTTCAAGACAAAAGTAGTGTAAAGAGAACCGCAGGAAGTAATCATATAAAAAAGTTAATCccatttgtcaatttttttttttttttttttctgtttacaataattagAGCCTAGGCATAAGTCAATTCCATTCCTTGCAGTGTTCATATTTAATAATGCAATCCTGTTGCTGATGTAcctttaataaataataaaggaTTGGTTgttcctcaaaaaaaaaaatatatatatatataaagcattGGGTTTTGTCTCCAGCGGTTTATTCCTTCAAGCATGACGGTGCACAAGATCCTCCTTCTAATTAAGTGTCTTCACTCTTAATTCTCAGATTTCTTccagaaagaaaaatgataacTGGAGGGACATATATAGCtcacttttaagtttaaaacTTTTTGGTCGATTGATTCACTTCCGacccctttttatttttgtacttaCTGAGTAAACTCAAAATTTCCTATAAAAACGCTTTCTGCGCTTCTTTTAAACTGAGCAGTCATCTTTGATCTTTCTATGGAGGTGTTGCAATAATCTTTTGCCCATCAAACGTAATCTCTTACGTCAAGGGGTTGTTGAGGAGACTGGTTGTCTTGTTTGTCtaggaaaagaagaaacaatGGAGAGCTGGAGCCTCTGTTTCCGCTGCTGCTGAATCCATCTTGTTTTGCTGAAGATCATTTTCAATCTTTGTGGCTTTCCAtgagtgcttttttttttttttttgtctaaattAATAGGTTTCGAATGTTTCATGCTTTTGGCTTATTGTGTGTACCTATTTCCTAGCTAAGAGCCAAAATGTCTCTCATGGTGTccaccaaggttctaaaaaacattAGGTGCTAGTAAGGCGGCGGGTTGGGACGTAGCGCTTAGACAGGAGCCTAGGCCGACtagacgaatttaattaaatttattatataacataggCAATAAGTGTCTGCTTAcactctaaaaaataaaaattatactgATATTAAGACTTTGGgaaagttaaaacttaaaacttaaggCATCATGGCATTGCCATCATCACAAACTAATGcaacgaaaataagaaaaacccaaaaccaaaattgaaaatcactAATTCATAATACGTTCTTTTTTAGTAGGTTAGAAAACCCTTTAagttgatttaaaaaatttaaaaacaatagaACCGCCTAGCCCGTACCCGATTTTTTTGCCCGTTTTGGCCTAAATCTCATCGGTCCTCCACCGCCTAGTACCTAGGCAACCTAGGccaatttttagaatagtggtcTCCACACACCCCGATCATTAGTGGCTGTATGAGAGATTTATGGAGGTGAATTATGTGCTAAATTATAGAATGAGGGTTTATGAAATAATTTTgacatttcttcttctccaatgtGGAGGTATTTATAGAGATGACAAAAGAACTTTATGAGGAAGTGGGAAAACTATTTATAGAGGCACTATAGAATACAATAACATCAAGTAAGACTCACGTTAACACTTTCTCTCAAATTGGTGCATAGATGTTACTCATGCCGAATTTGATTTGCCAAATGAGTCATAATATGCCCAGCTAGCAACTGCCTACAtatatgaaggaaaaaaaaaagcagctaCCTTCATAAGGATATTTGCAAGTTGATTTTTAGACTTCACAAATGGAAACTTAACAATCTGTTATTCCAACTTTTCCTTAATAAATGTCTATCCACTTCAACATACTTAAAATGATCATGTTAATACTGATAACAGCCTTATTGTCACTTAATTCATTCATCAAACCCCGATCCATAACCAAGTTCAGTAAGCAATTGATGTAACCATAATAACTTACCCTTTGCCATGCCTCTATACTCAGCTTCTACATTAGACAAACTTACCACCTTCTGTTTCTTGCTACACCATGTAACTAAATTTCCTCCAACAAGGGAAAATTGTCTGAAGTAGATAGTCTATCAATAATATTGCTTGCCCAATCTGCATAGTACATCTCTCTACCTCAAGTGGCCACTCCTTGAAAACATAATCCATCTTCCTGTTGGAGACTTCAAATATCTAAGAATTCAAATAACAACATTCATGTGATCTTCACTTggagagtgcataaactgactCACCACACTAACAACATATGCACGATAAGACTAGGTATGTGACAAATCATTCAATCTTCCTACTAACCTCTATTATCAGCCCTTGTTGGTAGAAACTTGATTGAGACATTCTCCCAAGTGATGATTTTGAACAATAGGAGTATCTTCAAGCTTACAATCAAGCATCCATGTCTCtattaacaaattaatgatACATTCCCTTTGGGACAGAAATATTCCATTTGCAGATCTAGACACTTCAATTACCAAAAAATATTTGAGTCCACCcaaatctttcatctcaaatccTATAGCTAGGTACTTTTTGAATTTCTCAACCTCTTCTTTATCATTCACAATAACAATCCTATCATCTACCTTATTAATAAGAGTAGTTACTTTACCTCCACGATGCTTCAAGGAAAAAATACGACCTGTAATTagggtgaatgtcatacaaaaCCTACCAAACTAAGCCCAGGGTTTTTAAATCCATATAATGTCTTTCTTAATTTACACACCACTACAAGATGAGTCTATTGTGTAACCAGGGAAAATGTCCATACACACCTCCTCCTTGAGATCATAATGGAGGAAAGCGTTTTTCACACAAACTGTTGCAGGGACTAGTCCATCAAGCTATGTACACTGATTTTTATGGAAATGAACAAAAGTAAAATAGCTAAACACTTGTGGAGTGAGCATCAATATAGATGGTAAAGGGCAATAAGTAGAAAAAGTTAGTAATGAAGTCTAAAAGTTCAAAACCTTAGATTATATTCGATTCAGTAGTAAGAATATCATCATTCCAATAACCATTGGGACATGGGACTCTATAAGGACATGGGCAGTCTATAATAAATGTCGATTTTGCACTTAGTGACGCCATTTTATTGGAATGTTTGATGGCAAGTTCTTTCATATGTATAATACTTGAGTCTCAAAATAATGCTAAAATTCAAGATTCACTTGGTTTAGGGTTACCAACTTAAGTGTCAAGATTTGTTGACTCATTCATGGAAACATTACAGGATGTAcaacataaataaaacaagagagGTCGCTGCACATGATGACTCATCCCTTAAATCACACCCTTAGCTATTAGACTTAAACTAAACCCTAAAGAGACGGCTTGTTGAATTAAGGAGTTGACTAAAGGCAATTGTAATCTACAAGTAATCAGAAATCACTAATCATAAGAAAGTTGACAAGATAAGGATAGCCCATAAAACAAGCAATGATCATCCCATAGCATGTTGGATAAAAAGGTGATAGTTAACCAAAGCCTCGATATCCATGAATCCTTATAACCTAGTGAACTGCAGAGAACATCCTCCAACACTCATCCTCAAGCTAGGTCCAGAAGATTGATAGAACCAAGCTTGAAAATGAGTCTCTGGAATTGATTTGTGACCAAGGGTTTGGTCAGGATATCTGCCAGTTGATCACAACTTCTGATGTAACGAGGCTGAAGCACTTGAGTCTAGACATAGTTACAAACGAAGTGATCATCCACTTTGatatgtttctttctttcatagAACACTGGGTTGGGGGCAATGTGCATTGTTGCCTAGTTGTCACAGTATAAAGACATAGGTTGACATGTAGAGATCCCTAATCTTCCAAGAGACCTTTGACCCATATTAACTCACGAGCAGTTGAGGTCATTGCTTAGTATTCAACCTCAGCATTGGACCTTGCAATCACTGATTGCTTTTTACTCTTCCAAGTCACCAAATTACCTCAAATGAATGTGCAATATCCGGTAGTGGATTTATGATCAATAGTGTTCCCAGCCTAGTAAGCATCACAATACCCTAGCCGCTGAGTACTTTCATTTTTCCTCATGATAATACCACGACCAACTTAATCCCTTGAGATATATATCTTAGTATTCTTTTGACAATGTTGAAGTGCCCAATTGTGGGTATgtgcataaattgactaaaCTATGCTAACATCATAGGTTATATCAAGTCTAGTTATGGAAAGGTAGATTAACTTACACACTAGCCTTTATTAATAGTCAATGTTTGGGAGTGACTTACCTTCTAAGCTAAGTTTTAGTTTGCCGTCGAGAGGAGTGTGAACAAGTCTTGCTTCACCCATATTAGTTTCTTTGAAAAGGTCTGAGATGTACTTCCTTTGATATAGAAACAATCATTTGTTGGACATTGCCATTTCTATACCAAGTATTTGAGCACTCCCAAGTCTTTGATTGCAAATCTTTTTTTAAGTGATTGTTTGAGAATAGAGATCTCTTCAACATTGTCTCCAGTGATGATGAGATCATCTACATATATTAGTACCAACAAGTTTACCAGCCTTTATGTTCAAATAAACATAGATGAATCGACATTACTCCTATTTAAACCTGCCCCTTCAAGTACTGAACTAAGCTTTCCATATCAAGGTCTTGATGATTGTTTTGTTCCATAAATGGACTTGTGTAATTTGCAAACCAATTAAGGATCATGACTTTGAGGATGACCAGGAAGTAGTTTCATATAAACCTCTTCTTGGAGATCACCatg of the Pyrus communis chromosome 1, drPyrComm1.1, whole genome shotgun sequence genome contains:
- the LOC137721436 gene encoding uncharacterized protein, translating into MNVDKRYIMQRGRAGFYAYSIFERPEGWPEMDIDQIRIVYKLQQDKFQFMVVSDDRQRIMPTAEDRENGIKLAYPEAVLLTNPSNPDLRGEVDDKYQYSSENKDNKVHGWICTNPAVGFWIIIPNDEFRTAGPFKQELTSHVGPTALSMFVSTHYAGKEVGMRFTEGEAWKKVFGPVFVYLNSVPTLNETILWENAKEQLAEEVNSWPYNFTQSENFPSSSGRGSVAGQLLVQDWYISKSHVWASSAYVGLAPPGNAGSWQKESKGYQFWTQANEQGYFLIRDARPGNYSLYATVPGIIGDYKYEASITIEPGSEINLANLTYVPPRNGPTLWEIGIPDRSAAEFNVPDPNPTLMNKLFTTNRANKFRQYGLWERYADLYPDEDLIYTVGTDNYSDNWFFAHVTRNIGNHTYEPTTWKILFELQNLTNPGNYTLQLALASATNAEVQVRFNNQSAFPPHFTTGLIGRDNAIARHGIHGLYWLFGIIVPSYQLREGNNTIYLTQSRSLGTFEGVMYDYIRLEGPPPRN